The Flavobacteriales bacterium genomic sequence CAAAGAAGGATTAAATATTTGCTATTTGAATTACTTATTTAAATGAGCGATTTCTTCCAAGATGTATATTCAGTTGTGAAACTTATTCCACATAGCAGAGCGTCTTCATATGGAGCAATTGCAAAATATTTGGGTTCTGCAAGAGGAGCACAAATGGTGGGTTGGGCAATGAATAATTCTCATTCTCAAAAAGAAATCGTTCCAGCACATCGTGTTGTAAATAGAATCGGAGCACTTACGGGTAAAAAC encodes the following:
- a CDS encoding MGMT family protein; translated protein: MSDFFQDVYSVVKLIPHSRASSYGAIAKYLGSARGAQMVGWAMNNSHSQKEIVPAHRVVNRIGALTGKNNFPSPFEMQTKLEAEGLTIKDDTIQNFSTVFWDPNTELDLER